In Bacillus cereus ATCC 14579, a single window of DNA contains:
- the rpoC gene encoding DNA-directed RNA polymerase subunit beta', with product MIDVNNFEYMKIGLASPDKIRSWSYGEVKKPETINYRTLKPEKDGLFCERIFGPQKDWECHCGKYKRVRYKGVVCDRCGVEVTRAKVRRERMGHIELAAPVSHIWYFKGIPSRMGLVLDMSPRALEEVIYFASYVVTESGDTPLDKKQLLSEKEYRAYRDRYGSTFQAAMGAEAIKKLLQDIDLDKEVDFLKEELKTAQGQRRTRAIKRLEVLEAFRNSGNEPSWMILDVLPVIPPELRPMVQLDGGRFATSDLNDLYRRVINRNNRLKRLLDLGAPSIIVQNEKRMLQEAVDALIDNGRRGRPVTGPGNRPLKSLSHMLKGKQGRFRQNLLGKRVDYSGRSVIVVGPNLKMYQCGLPKEMALELFKPFVMKELVEKGLAHNIKSAKRKIERVQPEVWDVLESVIKEHPVLLNRAPTLHRLGIQAFEPTLVEGRAIRLHPLVCTAYNADFDGDQMAVHVPLSSEAQAEARLLMLAAQNILNPKDGKPVVTPSQDMVLGNYYLTLEREGAIGEGMVFKDANEALLAYQNGYVHLHTRVAVAASAVNNATFTEEQKSMLLLTTVGKLIFNEILPESFPYINEPTNSNLEKETPAKYFVEKGANIKEIIASREEVAPFSKKILGNIIAEVFKRFQITETSRMLDRMKNLGFKYSTKAGITVGVSDILVLGEKDEILHEAQAKVDNVIKQFRRGLITEEERYDRVISIWSNAKDVIQGKLMKSLNKRNPIFMMSDSGARGNASNFTQLAGMRGLMANPSGRIIELPIKSSFREGLTVLEYFISTHGARKGLADTALKTADSGYLTRRLVDVAQDVIVREDDCGTDRGLLIGAIKEGNEVIESLYDRLVGRFARKTVKHPETGEVLVAENQLITEDIAHIVENSGVETVNIRSAFTCNTRHGVCKKCYGRNLATGTDVEVGEAVGIIAAQSIGEPGTQLTMRTFHTGGVAGDDITQGLPRIQEIFEARNPKGQAVISEIDGVIAAINDVKDRQEVVVQGEVEARTYAIPYGARLKVTPGQPISHGKELTEGSIDPKELLKVTDITAVQEYLLREVQKVYRMQGVEIGDKHVEVMVRQMLRKVRVSDAGETDVLPGTLLDIHQFTDANAKVLLQGKQPATARPVLLGITKASLETDSFLSAASFQETTRVLTDAAIKGKRDELLGLKENVIIGKLVPAGTGMNRYRKVDLVKTTQDDMNVENDEVYVEQ from the coding sequence TTGATAGATGTAAATAACTTTGAATATATGAAGATTGGACTTGCTTCACCTGACAAGATTCGTTCTTGGTCATACGGTGAAGTTAAGAAACCAGAAACTATTAACTATCGTACGTTAAAGCCTGAAAAAGATGGCTTGTTCTGTGAGCGTATTTTCGGACCACAAAAGGACTGGGAATGTCATTGCGGAAAATACAAACGTGTACGTTATAAAGGTGTAGTTTGTGATCGATGTGGTGTTGAAGTAACGCGTGCAAAAGTACGTCGTGAACGTATGGGTCATATCGAATTAGCTGCTCCTGTATCTCATATTTGGTATTTCAAAGGTATCCCGAGCCGCATGGGACTTGTCTTAGACATGTCCCCTCGCGCGCTTGAAGAAGTAATTTATTTCGCTTCTTATGTTGTAACAGAAAGTGGAGATACACCACTTGATAAGAAGCAATTACTTTCTGAAAAAGAATACCGTGCATATCGTGATCGATATGGTAGCACATTCCAAGCTGCTATGGGTGCAGAAGCAATTAAAAAGCTACTACAAGACATCGATTTAGATAAAGAAGTAGACTTCTTAAAAGAAGAATTAAAAACAGCACAAGGACAACGCCGTACTCGTGCTATTAAACGTCTAGAAGTATTAGAAGCATTCCGTAACTCTGGAAATGAACCGTCTTGGATGATCTTAGATGTTCTACCAGTAATCCCACCAGAACTACGCCCAATGGTACAGTTAGACGGTGGACGTTTTGCTACTTCTGACTTAAACGACTTATACCGTCGTGTAATTAACCGTAACAACCGTTTAAAACGTCTATTGGACTTAGGTGCACCAAGCATCATCGTTCAAAACGAAAAACGTATGTTACAAGAAGCTGTAGACGCATTAATCGATAATGGTCGTCGTGGCCGTCCAGTTACTGGGCCAGGTAACCGTCCATTAAAATCACTATCTCACATGCTTAAAGGTAAACAAGGACGTTTCCGTCAAAACTTATTAGGTAAACGTGTTGACTACTCTGGTCGTTCTGTAATCGTTGTAGGACCGAACTTAAAGATGTATCAATGTGGATTGCCAAAAGAAATGGCGCTTGAACTGTTCAAACCTTTCGTAATGAAAGAGTTAGTTGAAAAAGGATTAGCACATAACATTAAGAGTGCGAAACGTAAAATCGAGCGTGTACAACCTGAAGTTTGGGACGTTTTAGAGTCTGTGATTAAAGAACATCCAGTACTTCTAAACCGCGCACCAACACTTCACCGTCTTGGTATCCAGGCGTTTGAACCTACATTAGTAGAAGGTCGCGCAATCCGTCTTCACCCACTTGTATGTACTGCATACAACGCGGACTTTGACGGTGACCAAATGGCCGTTCACGTACCTTTATCATCAGAAGCTCAAGCTGAAGCTCGTCTTCTTATGTTAGCGGCACAAAACATCTTGAACCCGAAAGACGGTAAACCAGTTGTTACTCCATCTCAGGATATGGTATTAGGTAACTATTACTTAACACTTGAGCGTGAAGGTGCAATCGGTGAAGGTATGGTCTTCAAAGATGCAAACGAAGCATTGCTTGCATATCAAAATGGATATGTTCATCTTCATACACGTGTTGCAGTAGCTGCAAGTGCAGTAAACAACGCAACATTTACTGAAGAGCAAAAGAGTATGCTTCTATTAACAACAGTTGGTAAATTAATATTTAACGAAATCTTACCAGAGTCGTTCCCTTATATTAATGAACCAACAAATTCAAACCTTGAAAAAGAAACACCAGCGAAATATTTCGTTGAAAAAGGTGCGAACATTAAAGAAATTATTGCTAGTCGCGAAGAAGTGGCGCCATTTAGCAAGAAGATCCTTGGTAACATCATTGCGGAAGTGTTCAAACGTTTCCAAATTACAGAAACGTCTCGCATGCTTGACCGTATGAAAAACTTAGGATTCAAGTACTCTACAAAAGCTGGTATTACAGTTGGGGTATCTGACATTCTTGTATTAGGCGAAAAAGATGAAATTCTCCACGAAGCACAAGCAAAAGTAGATAATGTAATTAAACAATTCCGTCGCGGTTTAATCACGGAAGAAGAACGTTACGATCGCGTTATCTCTATTTGGAGTAATGCAAAAGATGTTATCCAAGGAAAACTGATGAAATCCTTGAATAAACGCAACCCAATCTTCATGATGAGTGACTCAGGTGCCCGTGGTAACGCATCTAACTTTACTCAGCTTGCTGGTATGCGTGGTCTTATGGCCAATCCATCTGGTCGTATCATCGAACTTCCAATCAAATCGAGTTTCCGTGAAGGTTTAACAGTACTTGAGTACTTCATCTCTACGCATGGTGCGCGTAAAGGTCTTGCCGATACAGCACTTAAAACTGCCGATTCTGGTTACTTAACACGTCGTCTTGTTGACGTTGCACAAGATGTAATCGTTCGTGAAGATGATTGTGGAACAGATCGCGGTTTATTAATTGGTGCGATTAAAGAGGGTAATGAAGTTATCGAGTCATTATATGATCGTCTTGTTGGACGTTTTGCAAGAAAAACTGTAAAACATCCTGAAACAGGTGAAGTATTAGTTGCTGAAAATCAATTAATTACTGAAGATATCGCTCATATCGTTGAAAATTCGGGTGTTGAAACTGTAAACATTCGTTCAGCGTTTACGTGTAACACTCGCCACGGTGTATGTAAGAAGTGTTACGGTCGTAACTTAGCAACTGGAACAGACGTAGAAGTAGGAGAAGCGGTAGGTATTATCGCAGCTCAATCTATCGGTGAGCCAGGTACACAGTTAACGATGCGTACATTCCATACAGGTGGGGTTGCCGGAGATGATATTACTCAAGGTTTACCTCGTATCCAAGAGATCTTCGAAGCTCGTAATCCGAAAGGTCAGGCAGTTATCAGTGAAATCGACGGTGTTATCGCAGCGATCAACGACGTTAAAGATCGCCAAGAAGTAGTTGTACAGGGTGAAGTTGAAGCTCGTACGTATGCTATTCCTTACGGTGCTCGTCTGAAAGTAACTCCAGGACAGCCAATTAGCCACGGTAAAGAGTTAACAGAAGGTTCTATTGATCCGAAAGAATTACTAAAAGTAACGGACATTACGGCGGTTCAAGAATACTTATTACGTGAAGTTCAAAAAGTATACCGTATGCAAGGGGTAGAAATTGGTGACAAACACGTAGAGGTAATGGTACGTCAAATGTTACGTAAAGTTCGTGTAAGTGATGCAGGTGAAACAGATGTATTACCAGGAACATTACTAGATATCCATCAGTTTACTGATGCGAATGCTAAGGTCTTACTGCAAGGTAAGCAACCAGCAACAGCTAGACCTGTTCTACTTGGTATTACAAAAGCTTCACTTGAAACAGATTCATTCTTATCTGCAGCATCGTTCCAAGAAACAACTCGTGTCTTAACTGATGCAGCAATTAAGGGTAAACGCGATGAACTTCTAGGATTAAAAGAAAATGTTATTATCGGTAAACTTGTTCCTGCTGGAACAGGTATGAATCGTTATCGCAAAGTGGATCTTGTAAAAACAACACAAGATGACATGAACGTAGAAAACGATGAGGTTTATGTGGAACAGTAA
- a CDS encoding class I SAM-dependent methyltransferase, whose protein sequence is MADHYFSNDPSSKSDRKRWEFALRGSRFTFLSDHGVFSKNEVDFGSRLLIEAFQMPDIKGNILDVGCGYGPIGLSLAKEFQGREVHMVDVNERALGLAKENAANNKIKNIRIFQSSVYENVDGKYAAILSNPPIRAGKDIVHEILEKAVEYLVPGGELWIVIQKKQGAPSALKKLEEVFSEVEVVEKKKGYYIIKSKKR, encoded by the coding sequence ATGGCAGACCATTATTTTTCTAACGACCCTTCTAGTAAAAGTGATCGTAAGCGATGGGAGTTTGCCCTTCGTGGATCTCGATTTACTTTTTTATCTGACCATGGGGTGTTCTCGAAAAACGAAGTGGACTTTGGTTCCCGTCTTTTAATTGAAGCGTTTCAAATGCCAGATATTAAAGGTAATATATTAGACGTAGGTTGCGGATACGGTCCTATTGGTTTGTCGTTAGCGAAAGAGTTTCAAGGTCGTGAAGTTCACATGGTGGATGTGAATGAGAGGGCACTTGGGCTTGCGAAAGAAAACGCCGCTAATAACAAAATCAAGAATATACGTATTTTTCAAAGTAGCGTCTATGAAAATGTAGATGGTAAGTATGCTGCTATTCTATCTAACCCTCCAATTCGTGCGGGTAAAGATATCGTACATGAGATTTTAGAAAAAGCTGTGGAGTATTTAGTTCCAGGTGGAGAACTTTGGATTGTTATTCAAAAGAAACAAGGTGCACCGTCTGCGCTAAAAAAACTAGAAGAAGTATTTTCTGAGGTTGAGGTTGTAGAAAAGAAAAAAGGATATTATATCATAAAATCAAAAAAACGTTGA
- the rplJ gene encoding 50S ribosomal protein L10 — MSKVMETKQQVVTEIADKLRASKSTIVVDYRGLTVSEATELRKQLREAGVEFKVYKNSLTRRAAESAEMAELNEFLTGPNAIAFSNEDVVAPAKVLNDFAKDHEALEIKAGVIEGKLVTLDEVKAIATLPSREGLLSMLLSVLQAPIRNLALATKAVADQKEEQGA, encoded by the coding sequence ATGAGCAAAGTAATGGAAACTAAACAACAAGTTGTAACTGAAATCGCGGACAAACTTCGCGCTAGTAAATCTACAATCGTTGTTGACTACCGTGGTTTAACAGTTTCTGAAGCAACAGAATTACGTAAGCAATTACGTGAGGCTGGCGTTGAGTTCAAAGTTTACAAAAACTCTCTAACTCGTCGTGCTGCAGAATCTGCTGAAATGGCTGAGTTAAATGAATTCTTAACAGGACCAAACGCAATCGCGTTCAGTAACGAGGATGTAGTTGCTCCTGCGAAAGTATTAAACGACTTCGCTAAAGATCATGAAGCTTTAGAAATTAAAGCGGGCGTAATCGAAGGTAAACTTGTAACACTTGATGAGGTTAAAGCAATCGCTACTCTTCCATCACGTGAAGGCTTACTTTCTATGCTTCTTAGCGTTCTTCAAGCTCCAATCCGTAACCTTGCACTTGCTACTAAAGCAGTTGCAGACCAAAAGGAAGAGCAAGGCGCTTAA
- a CDS encoding 50S ribosomal protein L7ae-like protein — MSYQKVSTAENVVVGHKRTLEAIKNGTVKEVVIAEDADMRLTHAIIRIAMQYNVPITKVESVRKLGKASGIQVGASAIGIIS, encoded by the coding sequence ATGTCTTATCAAAAAGTATCAACTGCTGAAAATGTAGTCGTTGGTCATAAACGCACATTGGAAGCAATCAAAAATGGTACAGTTAAAGAAGTTGTCATCGCAGAGGATGCTGACATGCGGTTAACCCATGCTATCATTCGTATTGCAATGCAATATAACGTGCCCATAACAAAAGTTGAATCAGTTCGTAAGCTTGGTAAAGCTTCGGGGATTCAAGTGGGAGCTTCAGCAATAGGAATAATAAGTTAA
- the rpoB gene encoding DNA-directed RNA polymerase subunit beta has protein sequence MTGQLVQYGRHRQRRSYARISEVLELPNLIEIQTSSYQWFLDEGLREMFQDISPIEDFTGNLSLEFIDYSLGEPKYSVDECKERDVTYAAPLRVKVRLINKETGEVKEQDVFMGDFPLMTETGTFVINGAERVIVSQLVRSPSVYYSGKVDKNGKRGFTATVIPNRGAWLEYETDAKDVVYVRIDRTRKLPVTVLLRALGFGSDQEITELLGDNEYLSNTLEKDNTDSTEKALLEIYERLRPGEPPTVENAKSLLVSRFFDPKRYDLANVGRYKINKKLHIKNRLFNQRLAETLVDPETGEILAAEGTILDRRTLDRILPYLEKNIGFKTAKPMGGVVEGDVELQSIKIYAPESEGERVINVIGNANITRDVKHITPGDILASISYFFNLLYKVGDTDDIDHLGNRRLRSVGELLQNQFRIGLSRMERVVRERMSIQDTNAITPQALINIRPVIASIKEFFGSSQLSQFMDQTNPLAELTHKRRLSALGPGGLTRERAGFEVRDVHYSHYGRMCPIETPEGPNIGLINSLSSFAKVNEFGFIETPYRRVDPETGLVTGHVDYLTADEEDNYVVAQANMKLSDEGEFLSEDIVARFRGENIVTNRERIDYMDVSPKQVVSAATACIPFLENDDSNRALMGANMQRQAVPLMNPESPIVGTGMEYVSAKDSGAAVICKHPGVVERVEAREVWVRRYVEVDGQTVKGDLDRYKMQKFIRSNQGTCYNQRPIVSVGNEVVKGEILADGPSMELGELALGRNVLVGFMTWDGYNYEDAIIMSERLVKDDVYTSIHIEEYESEARDTKLGPEEITRDIPNVGEDALRNLDERGIIRVGAEVKDGDLLVGKVTPKGVTELTAEERLLHAIFGEKAREVRDTSLRVPHGGGGIILDVKVFNREDGDELPPGVNQLVRAYIVQKRKISEGDKMAGRHGNKGVISRILPEEDMPYLPDGTPIDIMLNPLGVPSRMNIGQVLELHLGMAARYLGIHIATPVFDGAREEDVWGTIEEAGMANDAKTILYDGRTGEPFDNRVSVGVMYMIKLAHMVDDKLHARSTGPYSLVTQQPLGGKAQFGGQRFGEMEVWALEAYGAAYTLQEILTVKSDDVVGRVKTYEAIVKGENVPEPGVPESFKVLIKELQSLGMDVKMMSSDDTEIEMRDTEDDDDHQSADKLNVEVETTKE, from the coding sequence TTGACAGGTCAACTAGTTCAATACGGACGCCACCGCCAACGAAGAAGTTATGCCCGTATTAGTGAAGTATTAGAGTTACCAAATCTTATCGAAATTCAAACCTCTTCTTATCAGTGGTTTCTTGATGAGGGTTTGCGAGAAATGTTCCAAGACATTTCTCCGATTGAAGACTTTACGGGAAATCTATCGCTTGAATTTATCGACTACAGCTTAGGTGAACCTAAATACTCTGTAGACGAATGCAAAGAGCGTGATGTGACGTATGCAGCACCACTTCGTGTAAAAGTGCGTCTAATCAACAAGGAAACTGGTGAAGTAAAAGAACAAGATGTGTTCATGGGAGATTTCCCACTCATGACAGAGACTGGAACATTCGTAATTAACGGTGCAGAACGTGTTATCGTTTCCCAGTTAGTTCGCTCTCCAAGCGTATACTATAGTGGCAAAGTGGATAAAAACGGAAAACGTGGTTTTACTGCTACTGTAATTCCAAACCGCGGAGCTTGGTTAGAGTATGAGACAGATGCTAAGGATGTTGTATATGTGCGTATTGACCGTACGCGTAAACTTCCTGTAACTGTTTTGTTACGCGCATTAGGGTTTGGCTCTGATCAAGAAATCACCGAGCTTTTAGGTGATAACGAATACTTAAGCAACACATTAGAAAAAGACAACACAGATAGCACAGAAAAAGCATTGCTTGAAATTTATGAGCGTCTACGTCCTGGTGAACCACCAACAGTAGAAAATGCTAAGAGCTTACTTGTGTCTCGTTTCTTTGATCCAAAGCGCTACGATTTAGCAAATGTAGGTCGCTATAAGATCAACAAGAAGTTACACATTAAAAACAGATTGTTTAATCAACGTTTAGCTGAAACATTAGTGGATCCAGAAACTGGTGAAATTTTAGCGGCAGAAGGAACAATCTTAGATCGTCGTACACTTGATCGCATTTTACCTTACTTAGAGAAAAACATTGGATTCAAAACAGCGAAACCAATGGGTGGAGTGGTAGAAGGCGATGTTGAGCTGCAATCTATTAAGATTTATGCTCCTGAGTCGGAAGGCGAACGCGTAATTAATGTAATTGGTAATGCAAACATTACTCGTGATGTGAAACACATCACACCAGGTGATATCCTTGCTTCTATCAGTTACTTCTTCAACCTACTATACAAAGTAGGGGATACAGATGATATTGACCATTTAGGAAACCGTCGTCTGCGTTCTGTTGGAGAACTGTTACAAAATCAATTCCGTATCGGTCTTTCTCGTATGGAACGTGTTGTTCGTGAGAGAATGTCGATCCAAGATACAAATGCAATTACACCACAGGCACTAATTAATATTCGTCCTGTTATTGCATCTATTAAAGAGTTCTTCGGAAGTTCTCAGTTATCTCAGTTTATGGACCAAACAAACCCATTAGCAGAGTTAACTCATAAACGAAGACTATCTGCATTAGGACCTGGTGGTTTAACGCGTGAGCGCGCAGGCTTTGAAGTGCGTGACGTTCATTACTCTCACTACGGTCGTATGTGTCCGATTGAAACACCAGAGGGACCAAACATCGGTTTGATTAACTCATTATCTTCGTTCGCGAAAGTAAATGAGTTTGGTTTCATTGAAACACCATACCGTCGTGTTGACCCAGAAACTGGTCTTGTAACAGGGCATGTTGATTACTTAACAGCAGATGAAGAAGATAACTATGTTGTAGCCCAAGCGAATATGAAATTATCTGACGAAGGTGAATTCCTAAGTGAAGATATCGTAGCTCGTTTCCGTGGTGAAAACATTGTCACAAATAGAGAACGCATCGACTACATGGATGTATCTCCAAAACAAGTAGTGTCGGCAGCGACAGCTTGTATTCCGTTCTTAGAAAACGATGACTCTAACCGCGCACTTATGGGAGCGAACATGCAACGTCAGGCGGTTCCGTTAATGAATCCGGAATCTCCGATTGTAGGTACAGGTATGGAGTACGTATCAGCAAAAGACTCAGGTGCTGCAGTAATCTGTAAACATCCTGGGGTTGTTGAGCGCGTAGAAGCACGTGAAGTTTGGGTACGTCGCTATGTAGAAGTTGACGGTCAAACAGTAAAAGGCGACTTAGATCGCTACAAAATGCAAAAATTCATTCGTTCTAACCAAGGAACTTGTTACAACCAACGTCCAATCGTAAGTGTTGGAAATGAAGTTGTAAAAGGTGAAATCCTTGCGGATGGTCCTTCTATGGAATTAGGTGAACTAGCACTTGGACGTAACGTGCTTGTTGGCTTCATGACTTGGGACGGTTATAACTACGAGGATGCGATCATCATGAGTGAGCGCCTTGTAAAAGATGATGTGTACACTTCTATTCATATTGAAGAATATGAATCAGAAGCTCGTGATACGAAGCTTGGACCAGAAGAAATTACACGTGACATTCCAAACGTTGGGGAAGACGCATTACGTAACCTTGACGAGCGCGGTATCATTCGCGTTGGTGCTGAAGTAAAAGATGGAGATTTACTTGTTGGTAAAGTAACACCTAAAGGTGTAACAGAATTAACAGCTGAAGAACGTCTATTACATGCTATCTTTGGAGAAAAAGCGCGTGAAGTACGTGATACATCACTACGTGTACCACACGGTGGTGGCGGTATTATCTTAGACGTAAAAGTATTCAACCGTGAAGATGGCGATGAATTGCCACCGGGCGTGAATCAACTTGTACGTGCATATATCGTTCAAAAACGTAAAATTTCTGAAGGTGACAAGATGGCCGGACGTCACGGTAACAAAGGTGTTATTTCTCGTATTTTACCAGAAGAAGATATGCCTTACCTACCAGACGGTACGCCAATCGATATCATGTTAAACCCATTAGGGGTACCATCTCGTATGAATATCGGTCAGGTATTAGAGCTTCATCTTGGTATGGCAGCAAGATACCTTGGCATTCACATTGCAACACCAGTATTCGATGGTGCTCGTGAGGAAGATGTTTGGGGCACAATTGAAGAAGCTGGTATGGCAAATGACGCGAAAACAATCCTGTATGACGGACGTACTGGTGAACCATTCGATAACCGCGTATCTGTTGGTGTCATGTATATGATCAAACTTGCGCACATGGTTGACGATAAACTTCATGCTCGTTCTACTGGACCATACTCACTTGTAACGCAGCAACCTCTTGGTGGTAAAGCTCAGTTCGGTGGACAGCGTTTCGGTGAGATGGAGGTTTGGGCACTTGAAGCTTACGGTGCTGCTTATACTCTTCAAGAAATCTTAACAGTGAAGTCTGATGATGTTGTTGGACGTGTTAAGACTTATGAAGCAATTGTTAAAGGCGAAAATGTTCCAGAACCAGGCGTTCCTGAATCATTCAAAGTATTGATTAAAGAGCTGCAAAGTTTAGGTATGGACGTTAAAATGATGTCTAGCGACGATACAGAAATTGAAATGCGTGATACAGAAGATGACGATGATCATCAATCAGCAGATAAATTGAATGTCGAAGTTGAGACAACTAAGGAATAA
- the rplL gene encoding 50S ribosomal protein L7/L12: protein MTKEQIIEAVKSMTVLELNDLVKAIEEEFGVTAAAPVAVAGGAGEAAAEKTEFDVELTSAGAQKIKVIKVVREITGLGLKEAKELVDNTPKVIKEAAAKEEAEEIKAKLEEVGAAVEVK from the coding sequence ATGACTAAAGAACAAATCATTGAAGCAGTTAAATCTATGACTGTATTAGAACTTAACGACTTAGTAAAAGCTATCGAGGAAGAATTCGGCGTAACTGCTGCTGCTCCTGTAGCTGTTGCTGGTGGCGCTGGAGAAGCTGCTGCTGAGAAAACTGAATTTGATGTGGAACTAACTAGCGCTGGTGCACAAAAAATCAAAGTTATCAAAGTTGTTCGTGAAATCACTGGTCTTGGCTTAAAAGAAGCTAAAGAATTAGTTGACAACACTCCAAAAGTAATCAAAGAAGCTGCTGCTAAAGAAGAAGCTGAAGAAATCAAAGCTAAACTTGAAGAAGTTGGCGCTGCTGTAGAAGTTAAGTAA
- the nusG gene encoding transcription termination/antitermination protein NusG produces MEKSWYVVHTYSGYENKVKANLEKRVESMGMQDKIFRVVVPEEVEVEMKNGKEKLMKRKVFPGYVLVELIMTDDSWYVVRNTPGVTGFVGSSGSGSKPSPLLEEEVVTIMKHMGMDNEVVDFDFELHETVRVNEGPFADYTGAIEEIDVEKKKVSVLVDMFGRETPVELDFHQIEKL; encoded by the coding sequence ATGGAAAAAAGTTGGTATGTTGTCCATACTTATTCTGGATATGAAAATAAAGTAAAAGCAAACCTAGAGAAACGTGTAGAATCAATGGGTATGCAAGATAAAATTTTCCGTGTTGTTGTCCCGGAAGAAGTAGAAGTAGAAATGAAAAACGGAAAAGAAAAATTAATGAAAAGAAAAGTGTTCCCAGGTTATGTATTAGTAGAATTAATCATGACTGATGACTCTTGGTATGTTGTACGTAACACGCCGGGTGTAACTGGGTTCGTTGGTTCTTCTGGTTCTGGATCTAAACCATCACCTCTATTAGAAGAGGAAGTTGTTACCATTATGAAACATATGGGAATGGATAACGAAGTGGTTGATTTCGACTTTGAACTTCATGAGACAGTACGTGTAAATGAGGGACCATTCGCAGATTATACAGGTGCTATTGAAGAAATTGATGTGGAGAAGAAAAAGGTTAGCGTGCTTGTGGACATGTTTGGTCGCGAGACTCCAGTTGAACTTGACTTCCATCAAATTGAAAAATTATAA
- the secE gene encoding preprotein translocase subunit SecE, which translates to MRLTNFFGDVGREMKKVSWPKKDELLRSTATVVATVVFFAIFFAVVDMGISSLIRLILG; encoded by the coding sequence ATGCGTTTAACGAACTTTTTCGGCGATGTAGGTCGCGAAATGAAAAAAGTAAGTTGGCCTAAAAAAGATGAATTACTCCGCTCAACAGCGACTGTTGTTGCTACAGTTGTGTTCTTTGCGATTTTCTTCGCAGTAGTTGATATGGGCATTTCTTCTTTAATTCGGTTAATTCTTGGTTAA
- the rplK gene encoding 50S ribosomal protein L11, producing MAKKVIKMVKLQIPAGKANPAPPVGPALGQAGVNIMGFCKEFNARTADQAGLIIPVEITVFEDRSFTFITKTPPAAVLLKKAAGIESGSGEPNRNKVATVKRDKVREIAETKMPDLNAASVEAAMRMVEGAARSMGIVIED from the coding sequence GTGGCTAAAAAGGTAATTAAAATGGTAAAGCTTCAAATTCCTGCAGGTAAAGCTAACCCAGCTCCACCAGTTGGTCCAGCATTAGGACAAGCAGGTGTTAACATCATGGGCTTCTGTAAAGAGTTTAACGCTCGTACAGCAGATCAAGCTGGTCTTATCATCCCTGTTGAAATTACGGTATTTGAGGACCGTTCATTCACTTTCATTACTAAAACTCCTCCTGCTGCTGTTCTTCTTAAGAAAGCGGCTGGTATTGAGTCTGGTTCTGGTGAACCAAACCGTAATAAAGTGGCAACTGTTAAGCGTGATAAAGTACGCGAAATCGCTGAAACTAAAATGCCTGACCTAAACGCTGCTAGTGTAGAAGCTGCAATGCGTATGGTTGAAGGTGCTGCACGCAGTATGGGCATCGTTATCGAAGATTAA
- the rplA gene encoding 50S ribosomal protein L1 — protein sequence MAKRGKKYVEAAKLVDRAAAYSATEAVELVKKTNTAKFDATVEAAFRLGVDPKKADQQIRGAVVLPHGTGKVQRVLVFAKGEKAKEAEAAGADFVGDTDYIGKIQQGWFDFDVVVATPDMMGEVGKLGRVLGPKGLMPNPKTGTVTFDVTKAVNEIKAGKVEYRVDKAGNIHVPIGKVSFEDAKLVENFKTIADTLQKVKPAAAKGTYMKNVTVASTMGPGVRVDVSTLA from the coding sequence ATGGCTAAAAGAGGTAAAAAGTACGTAGAAGCTGCAAAGCTTGTTGATCGTGCAGCTGCTTACTCTGCAACAGAAGCAGTAGAGTTAGTAAAGAAAACAAACACAGCTAAATTTGATGCAACTGTAGAAGCTGCATTCCGTTTAGGTGTTGACCCTAAGAAAGCTGACCAACAAATCCGTGGCGCAGTTGTTCTTCCACACGGTACTGGTAAAGTACAACGTGTATTAGTATTTGCTAAAGGTGAAAAAGCTAAAGAAGCTGAAGCTGCTGGAGCTGACTTCGTAGGCGATACTGATTACATCGGTAAAATCCAACAAGGTTGGTTCGATTTCGATGTAGTAGTAGCAACTCCTGACATGATGGGTGAAGTTGGTAAACTGGGTCGCGTATTAGGACCTAAAGGTTTAATGCCAAACCCTAAAACTGGAACAGTTACTTTCGATGTAACTAAAGCTGTTAACGAAATCAAAGCTGGTAAAGTTGAATACCGCGTTGATAAAGCTGGTAACATCCACGTTCCAATCGGTAAAGTATCTTTCGAAGATGCTAAATTAGTAGAAAACTTCAAAACAATTGCTGACACTTTACAAAAAGTTAAGCCAGCTGCTGCAAAAGGTACTTACATGAAGAACGTAACAGTTGCTTCTACAATGGGACCTGGCGTACGTGTAGACGTTTCTACATTAGCGTAA